The Bosea beijingensis genome contains the following window.
AGCCGAGCGGCTCCTTCGAGATCGTCTCCGGCAGCACGATGTGATCCGCCGGGGCCTTGAAGCGCATGCGCTCGGAATAGAGGCCGGACGCGTCGGTGGTGAAGGCGTCGCAGCGGCCGCTCTCATAGGCCTCGGTCGCCTCGTTGTTGGTGGCGAAGGTCACCGGCTCGAACTTCATGTTGTTCTTGCGGAAATAATCCGCGGTGTTGAGCTCGGTCGTGGTGCCCTGCTGGATGCAGATCGAGGCGCCGCTGAGTTCCTTCGCCGATTTGATGTTCAGCGACTTCTTCACCATGAAGCCCTGGCCGTCATAGTAATAGGTCGCGCGGAAGTTCTGGCCGAGCGTGGTGTCGCGGCTCATGGTCCAGGTCGTGGTGGCGGCGATGAGATCGGTCTCGCCGGACTGGAGCGCGGTGATCCGGTCCTTCGAGGGAAGCTGGATGAATTTCACCTTGGACTTGTCGCCAAAGACGGCCGCGGCCAGCGCCCGGCAATAGTCGGCATTGATGCCGGTCAGGACGCCATTCGCGTCCGGAACCGCAAAGCCGGCCAGATTGGCACCGGTGCCACAGTTCAGGACACCGCGCGACTGGATCGTCTTCAGGGTCTGCGCTTCGGCCGAAACCGAAACGGCGCAAACGGCGGCAGCGGCAAGCGCCAAGGTCAACTTCATTGTTCGATCCCCATATTACGGTAGTGCTGACGATGTTCCACGCGGCCCCGCTCCCGTCAATCGGCAGCGCGAGCCTTTCCTTACCAAAGGTCGCCTCGCCCGCTCATTGCAGGTCGGCGAAGGCAAGCTTCAGGCGCTCGACCGCCTCCGAAACGACATCGCGCGGCGTCGCCAGGTTGAAGCGCAGGAAGCTCTCGCCGCCCTCGCCGAAGGTCGGGCCATGATTGACGGCGATCTTTGCCTGCTTCTCGACGCGCGCGGTGAACTCGGCCGGGTCCATGCCCGTGCCCGAAAAGTCCGCCCAGGCGAGATAGGTCGATTCAAGCGGCATCGAGCGCACGCCCGGAATCGCGTTGATCCCGGCATCGAAGATGCGGCGATTGCCATCGAGATAGAGGTTGAGCGCATCGACCCAGGCCGCGCCCTCGGGGCTGTAGGCGGCGGTCGCCATCGCCATGCCGAAGGAATTCGGCGAGATGCCGAGCGCGTCCATGCGCCCGCGGAACAGCGTCCGCAGCCGTTCGTCGGGGATGATCACATTGCCGATATGGGCGCCCGCGATGTTGAAGGTCTTGGTCGTCGCCGTCATCATGACCAGGCGGTCCATGATCTCGGGCGCGGCGACCGGCATCACCATATGCTTGTGCCCGGGCATGACCAGGTCGTGGTGGATCTCGTCCGAGACCAGGATGAGGTCATGGCGCTTGCAGAAATCGGCAATGGCCCGCAACTCGTCGCGCGTCCAGACGCGCCCGCCCGGATTATGCGGCGAGCAGAGGATGAGCATGCGCTCCTTGCCGGTCATCGCGGCGTCCCAGGCGGGGACGTCGAGGACGTAGCGGCCCTGCTCCAGCGCCAGCGGGCACTCGACGACGTTCCGACCAGACGCGGTCACGATGCGCGCGAAAGCGTGGTAGACCGGCGTCATCAGGACGACGCCGTCGCCGGGCTTGGTATAGGCCTCGACGCAAAGCGCGGTGCCGTTGACCAGGCCATGCGTAGTGAAGACCGAATCCGGCGAGACCTCCCAGCCGTGGCGGCTCTGCATCCACCAGCGGATCGCAGCGAGATAAGCGCGGTCATCGCCGAAATAGCCGTAGATGCCGTGGGCATTCATGCCGTCGAGGGCGTGCTGCACGCAGGCCGGCGGACGGAAATCCATGTCGGCCACCCACATCGCGATGCCGCTATCCGCCGAGACGCCATAGACGGTTTCCATCTTGTCCCATTTGGCCGAATGGGTGCCGCGGCGATCGATCCGCTCGTCGAAATTATGGGAAAGCTGCATGGGCCCCTGCCGGCTAACACGGAGAATATCCTTCCCCTAGCAGGTCTCTCGGGAGAACACAGCCGTTGCCGGGCGCAATGCTGGCGCACGACGCGTGCATTCGTCGCCAACGCCGGAGGGCGCCGGACGACGTTGCAAGCAGCCTGCGTCAGGCCGCTTCAGGCGTGCAGCTTCGCTCCCGCCGATGCCGGCTTGCTGTCGAAGAAGCTTTCGCAGGCTTCCGCAACGCGCGAGACGGAGGCGTCGCTCACATCGAGATGGGTTACCCAGCGCAGCGTGCCGTAGCGCCCGCTGACGGCGATCCCACGCTCGCGCAGGAAGCCGGCGAAGGCTGCGGTGTCGAGCGCCTTCGGCGACATGAACACCATGTTGGTGCGGGCCGGCCCTGCCCCGAGCTCCGGAAAACGGGCCAGCACCTCGGCCAGCGCCGCGGCGCGCCGATGATCCTCGCCGAGCCGGGAGACGTTATGCTCCAGCGCGTAGATCGCGGCCGCCGCGATCACGCCGGTCTGGCGCATGCCGCCGCCGAGCATCTTGCGGATGCGGCGGCTCTTTTCGATGAAATCCCGGGGGCCGACGAGGATGGAGCCGACGGGCGCGCCCAGCCCCTTCGACAGGCACAACGAAACCGTGTCGAACTGGCCGGCGATCCAGGCCGCATCGCGGTTGCTCGCTGCGGCGGCGTTCATCAGGCGGGCGCCGTCGAGATGGGTGGCAAGGCCGCGCGAGCGGGCGAGCCCGGTCGCGGCTTCCAGATAGGCATCGGGCAGGACCTGACCGTTGAAGGTGTTCTCCAGCGCCAGCAGGCGCGTCATCGCGAAATGGAAATCGTTCGGCTTGATCGCGTTGGCGATGGCGTCGAGCGCGATCGTGCCATCCGCCTCGTTCGGCAAGGGCTGCGGCTGGATCGAGCCCAGCACGGCCGCGCCGCCGCCCTCCAGCCGATAAGTATGAGCCATCTGCCCGACGATATACTCCTCGCCGCGACCGCAATGAGCCATCATACCCGCGAGGTTCGCCTGCGTGCCGGTCGGAAAGAACAGGGCCGCCTCCTTGCCGAGCCGCTCGGCTGTCATGGCTTCCAGCCGCTTCGTCGTCGGGCAATCGTCGTAAACGGCGTCGCCGACCTCAGCCGCCGCCATGGCGGCACGCATCCCCTCGCCGGGGCGCGTCACCGTATCCGAGCGGAAGTCATCCACGATCATCGATCCGATCCTTACAGGGCTGAGCGTCCACCCTATCGGGTGCTCGCCCGGCTCATCATGCAAAATTGAGGGGAAGGGCTCAGCATTCCGGCAGGTTGACCGCGAGCCCGCCCAGGCTGGTCTCCTTGAAACGCTCGTTCATGGCCTCGCCGGTCTGGCGCATCGCCTCGATGCAGTTGTCCAGCGGCATGAAATGCGAGCCGTCGCCGCGCAGCGCCAGCGAGGCGGCCGCGACGGCCTTGATCGCGCCGATGCCATTGCGCTCGATGCAGGGCACCTGAACCAGCCCCGCCGCAGGATCGCAGGTCATGCCGAGATGGTGCTCGAGCGCGATCTCGGCGGCGTTCTCGATCTGGGCGGGCGTGCCGCCGAGCACGGCGCAGAGCCCTGCCGCCGCCATCGCAGCGGCCGAGCCGACCTCGCCCTGGCAACCGGCCTCGGCCCCGGAGATCGAGGCATTATGCTTGATCAACCCGCCGATCGCCGCGGCCGTCAGCAGGAAATCGGCGACCTTCTCGGGCTCCGCTCCGACGCAATGGTCGAGATAATAGCGCAGCACGGCAGGCACGACGCCGGCCGCGCCGTTGGTCGGCGAGGTCACCACCCGGCCGCCGGCGGCGTTCTCCTCGTTCACCGCCATCGCATAGACGCTGAGCCAGTCCGTCGTGGCATGAGGCTGCGAGCGATTGGCCAGCTTCTCGGCCTCAAGCTGCCGGTGGATGCGCGCGGCCCTGCGCCGCACGCGCAAGCCGCCGGGCAATTCGCCCTCCTGGCCCAGGCCGCGCTCGATGCAGTCATTCATCACCGACCAGAGCCGGCCGAGACCGCTGTCGACCTCTTCCGGCGACAGACGATGGATCTCGTTGGCGCGTTTCATCTCGGCGATCGACAGCCCGCTCTCCTTGGCCATGCGCAGCATCGCCGCCGCATTGGCGAACGGATAGGGCCAGGAAGCGGCCTCCGCCGCGGCTGCCGGCGCCCCGCGCTCCTGCGCCGTCACCACGAAGCCGCCGCCGATCGAATAATAGGTCTCGGACAGGAGTGCGGCCGCGTCGGAATCGCAGGCGGTGAAGACAAGGCCATTGGCATGGCCCGGCAGCGGCGGGCCGTAGTCGAAGACGATATCGGCCGCGGGATCGAAGACCAGCGGCGGCAGGCCGTCATGGCGCAGCAGATGACTGCGGCCGAGCTCTTCGAGCTGGCGCTCGGCCGCATCGAAATCGAAGGCGGCCGGCGTCCAGCCGAGCAGGCCGAGCGCGACCGCCCGGTCCGTGGCGTGGCCCTTCCCGG
Protein-coding sequences here:
- a CDS encoding L-serine ammonia-lyase; this encodes MFLSVFDVFKIGIGPSSSHTMGPMTAAGHFLALLRQSPSRDRAAAVKATLYGSLAFTGKGHATDRAVALGLLGWTPAAFDFDAAERQLEELGRSHLLRHDGLPPLVFDPAADIVFDYGPPLPGHANGLVFTACDSDAAALLSETYYSIGGGFVVTAQERGAPAAAAEAASWPYPFANAAAMLRMAKESGLSIAEMKRANEIHRLSPEEVDSGLGRLWSVMNDCIERGLGQEGELPGGLRVRRRAARIHRQLEAEKLANRSQPHATTDWLSVYAMAVNEENAAGGRVVTSPTNGAAGVVPAVLRYYLDHCVGAEPEKVADFLLTAAAIGGLIKHNASISGAEAGCQGEVGSAAAMAAAGLCAVLGGTPAQIENAAEIALEHHLGMTCDPAAGLVQVPCIERNGIGAIKAVAAASLALRGDGSHFMPLDNCIEAMRQTGEAMNERFKETSLGGLAVNLPEC
- a CDS encoding MalY/PatB family protein, producing MQLSHNFDERIDRRGTHSAKWDKMETVYGVSADSGIAMWVADMDFRPPACVQHALDGMNAHGIYGYFGDDRAYLAAIRWWMQSRHGWEVSPDSVFTTHGLVNGTALCVEAYTKPGDGVVLMTPVYHAFARIVTASGRNVVECPLALEQGRYVLDVPAWDAAMTGKERMLILCSPHNPGGRVWTRDELRAIADFCKRHDLILVSDEIHHDLVMPGHKHMVMPVAAPEIMDRLVMMTATTKTFNIAGAHIGNVIIPDERLRTLFRGRMDALGISPNSFGMAMATAAYSPEGAAWVDALNLYLDGNRRIFDAGINAIPGVRSMPLESTYLAWADFSGTGMDPAEFTARVEKQAKIAVNHGPTFGEGGESFLRFNLATPRDVVSEAVERLKLAFADLQ
- the ltaE gene encoding low-specificity L-threonine aldolase, whose translation is MIVDDFRSDTVTRPGEGMRAAMAAAEVGDAVYDDCPTTKRLEAMTAERLGKEAALFFPTGTQANLAGMMAHCGRGEEYIVGQMAHTYRLEGGGAAVLGSIQPQPLPNEADGTIALDAIANAIKPNDFHFAMTRLLALENTFNGQVLPDAYLEAATGLARSRGLATHLDGARLMNAAAASNRDAAWIAGQFDTVSLCLSKGLGAPVGSILVGPRDFIEKSRRIRKMLGGGMRQTGVIAAAAIYALEHNVSRLGEDHRRAAALAEVLARFPELGAGPARTNMVFMSPKALDTAAFAGFLRERGIAVSGRYGTLRWVTHLDVSDASVSRVAEACESFFDSKPASAGAKLHA
- a CDS encoding amino acid ABC transporter substrate-binding protein codes for the protein MKLTLALAAAAVCAVSVSAEAQTLKTIQSRGVLNCGTGANLAGFAVPDANGVLTGINADYCRALAAAVFGDKSKVKFIQLPSKDRITALQSGETDLIAATTTWTMSRDTTLGQNFRATYYYDGQGFMVKKSLNIKSAKELSGASICIQQGTTTELNTADYFRKNNMKFEPVTFATNNEATEAYESGRCDAFTTDASGLYSERMRFKAPADHIVLPETISKEPLGYVTRHGDDQWFDIVTWVHFAQITAEELGVTQANVDEMREKSDNPEIKRLLGKEGTFGEALGLKNDWAYNAIKAVGNYGEMFERNLGQGSLLKIARGQNALWTNGGLQYAAPIR